A window from Kosmotoga arenicorallina S304 encodes these proteins:
- a CDS encoding diguanylate cyclase: MAIFPEKLKLGNPFVVVEGKNRRIIFANKMASDKLGVQLDRLLNSSLDELEIALASSLAMNLKDLQKALYSQIITTGEHSFLFFNSDFSIPESASDRYISPFTIAIVEANTVISRVSGSFEVLTGYKKWEIENRKSFLEFVAPSMRNMLKDLQVLRYSKEYPPSDEYALEIQRKDGTKRSVLVKIEFIDSTKQSVLFVMDISAQKTVEAFMKSRLKFAGTLGRITLKILSLKDGDIFKFLIDELEKNKKELNFKSLSLFLKENGKLRKIAGKPEKRECFNQLQLLLEKIKPGDGFIFLPFDTSSGRELILPIFFRGILYAVVVFHGWKNRLLDSPESREAMKAFQKAVEYLLEIEKASKALKEHQEKTRFLLKFHESGIWEAVVDEEGIHYRNDFQWLAALGYSERSLRRKSWNDVVDPRDQIILKKGIREYIEGKANYFQASYRVINSSGNLEWFRDEGRFYEELGGEKRLIGIRRKVTESMLTWEKLKYVSFHDKLTGLYNRSFFEEEIARFDSERQVPLSVIMGDVNGLKLVNDAFGHVRGDELLKKTAEVLKGSVRKEDVVARWGGDEFIILLPKANEEIVENVAERIRTSASRELIIESINFSISLGYATRKDLRKTISSLIREAEDLMYRNKVLESNLQSRTVLTALENALFEYSSIEATHCKNVEELALEFGRELNMDYSTMAKLRLLARYHDIGKLAVPSNIIMKSGKLSRNEWKVVKSHPEVGYRIARSTLELSSIAEEILSHHENWDGTGYPRSLKEELIPYLARVISVVNAFEAMTNFRPYRKTLSIENALLELEKHSGTQFDPHIARKFAEFVRGKKTP, encoded by the coding sequence ATGGCAATCTTTCCCGAGAAATTGAAACTTGGGAACCCCTTTGTAGTTGTAGAAGGAAAGAACAGGAGGATAATATTTGCAAACAAAATGGCATCTGACAAATTGGGGGTTCAACTTGATAGGCTTTTGAATAGCTCTCTGGACGAGCTTGAAATAGCTCTTGCGAGTTCTTTGGCTATGAACCTCAAAGATCTTCAAAAAGCTCTGTATTCTCAAATTATCACAACCGGCGAACATAGCTTTCTCTTTTTCAATAGCGATTTTTCAATTCCAGAATCCGCATCTGACAGGTATATCTCCCCCTTTACCATAGCAATAGTAGAGGCAAACACGGTTATCTCACGTGTGAGCGGTTCTTTTGAAGTGCTAACAGGTTATAAAAAATGGGAAATAGAGAACAGGAAGAGCTTTCTCGAATTCGTCGCTCCGTCAATGAGAAATATGTTGAAAGACCTTCAAGTGCTCAGATATTCAAAGGAATACCCCCCCTCCGATGAATATGCCCTTGAAATTCAGAGAAAAGATGGCACTAAAAGAAGTGTGCTGGTTAAGATTGAATTTATTGATTCTACAAAACAAAGCGTCCTTTTCGTAATGGATATAAGTGCCCAAAAGACTGTTGAAGCCTTTATGAAAAGTAGATTGAAATTTGCCGGCACACTTGGACGGATAACTTTGAAAATCTTGTCTCTCAAAGATGGTGATATATTCAAGTTCTTGATCGATGAACTGGAAAAAAACAAAAAGGAGCTAAATTTCAAAAGCCTTTCATTGTTTTTGAAGGAAAACGGGAAATTGCGAAAGATTGCTGGAAAGCCTGAAAAAAGAGAGTGCTTTAATCAGTTGCAGCTGCTTTTGGAAAAAATAAAACCCGGGGATGGCTTTATCTTTCTTCCCTTTGATACTTCCTCCGGGAGAGAGTTGATCCTACCAATTTTTTTCAGGGGGATATTGTATGCAGTAGTAGTCTTTCATGGCTGGAAAAATAGATTACTGGATAGTCCCGAATCCCGTGAAGCTATGAAAGCATTCCAGAAAGCGGTTGAATACCTGTTGGAAATAGAAAAGGCCTCAAAAGCACTGAAAGAACATCAGGAGAAAACACGGTTCTTGCTTAAATTTCACGAGTCCGGTATCTGGGAGGCGGTTGTTGATGAAGAGGGGATACATTACCGCAATGATTTTCAATGGCTTGCAGCCCTTGGATACAGCGAAAGAAGTCTCAGGCGAAAGAGCTGGAATGATGTTGTAGATCCACGAGACCAGATAATACTGAAAAAAGGAATCCGTGAATATATAGAAGGCAAGGCAAACTACTTTCAGGCAAGTTACCGGGTTATTAACAGTAGTGGAAATCTCGAATGGTTTCGAGATGAAGGCAGATTTTATGAGGAACTCGGAGGAGAAAAAAGATTAATAGGAATAAGAAGGAAAGTGACTGAAAGCATGTTAACCTGGGAAAAATTGAAATACGTGTCTTTTCATGACAAACTAACCGGCCTATATAACAGATCGTTTTTTGAAGAGGAGATAGCGAGATTTGACAGCGAGCGTCAGGTCCCATTGAGTGTCATAATGGGGGATGTGAACGGGTTAAAACTTGTGAACGACGCTTTTGGGCATGTCAGAGGCGACGAGTTGTTGAAGAAAACTGCGGAAGTCTTGAAAGGCTCTGTTAGAAAGGAAGACGTTGTGGCGCGTTGGGGAGGCGATGAATTTATAATCCTATTACCAAAGGCAAATGAGGAAATTGTTGAAAACGTTGCCGAGAGGATAAGAACATCCGCTTCCCGGGAGCTAATAATAGAGAGCATAAATTTCAGCATCTCTTTGGGTTATGCTACCAGAAAGGATTTGAGAAAAACAATATCTTCGCTGATAAGGGAAGCGGAAGATCTTATGTACAGGAACAAAGTGCTGGAAAGTAACCTGCAAAGCAGAACTGTGCTCACAGCTCTCGAAAACGCTCTTTTTGAATACAGTTCAATCGAAGCCACACACTGCAAGAATGTTGAGGAACTTGCCCTGGAATTCGGAAGAGAACTCAATATGGATTATTCGACCATGGCAAAGCTCAGATTATTAGCGCGTTATCATGATATCGGAAAGCTTGCTGTGCCATCGAACATAATTATGAAAAGCGGTAAATTAAGCAGAAATGAATGGAAAGTGGTAAAAAGCCATCCCGAAGTTGGTTACCGTATTGCCAGAAGTACTCTGGAGCTTTCTTCTATCGCTGAAGAGATTCTCAGCCATCACGAGAATTGGGACGGCACCGGATATCCGAGAAGCCTAAAGGAAGAACTCATTCCATATCTCGCAAGGGTGATCTCGGTTGTCAACGCTTTTGAAGCAATGACAAACTTCAGGCCATACAGAAAGACTCTTTCCATTGAGAATGCCCTGCTCGAATTAGAGAAACATTCTGGAACGCAATTTGACCCGCATATCGCACGTAAATTTGCCGAATTTGTTAGAGGTAAAAAGACGCCTTAA
- a CDS encoding YggS family pyridoxal phosphate-dependent enzyme: MGIKENVGKILSEIPEYVTLVAAAKTRTAEEILESLEAGIRVIGENYVQEAESVLPAIKGKCSLHMIGHLQRNKVKKAVELFDMIQTVDSLKLAMEIDKRAGALGKVMPVLIEINSGREPQKNGIMPENLFDLLESISDLKNIAVKGLMTMGPILESPEDLKPYFRLTRKLFEDASKKYNSSNIEMKWLSMGMSDSYLIAIAEGANMVRIGSKIFGPRYPYKQ, from the coding sequence ATGGGGATAAAGGAGAACGTCGGGAAGATTCTTTCAGAAATTCCTGAATATGTCACTCTTGTAGCAGCTGCAAAAACAAGAACAGCTGAAGAAATTCTGGAATCATTAGAGGCGGGAATAAGGGTAATAGGAGAAAATTACGTTCAAGAAGCGGAAAGTGTGTTGCCGGCAATAAAAGGAAAATGCTCACTTCATATGATAGGCCATTTGCAGAGAAACAAAGTCAAAAAAGCTGTTGAGTTATTTGACATGATACAAACGGTTGATTCGCTGAAACTGGCCATGGAAATAGATAAACGGGCAGGTGCCCTTGGCAAGGTAATGCCCGTATTGATAGAGATAAACAGCGGAAGGGAACCTCAAAAAAACGGTATAATGCCAGAAAACCTTTTTGATCTGCTCGAAAGCATCTCAGACCTGAAAAACATTGCGGTGAAAGGGCTTATGACAATGGGACCCATTTTAGAATCCCCGGAAGACCTAAAACCTTATTTCCGTCTTACAAGAAAGCTTTTTGAAGATGCCTCCAAGAAGTATAATAGTTCGAATATAGAAATGAAATGGCTATCCATGGGAATGTCTGATTCATATCTAATAGCAATTGCTGAAGGCGCAAACATGGTCAGAATTGGGTCGAAGATATTCGGCCCAAGATACCCATATAAGCAATAG
- a CDS encoding GNAT family N-acetyltransferase, with translation MVLFKGEGFYLRSTCKDDSELKELINREEILLNMSEKRMYPQEMPSEIIFRIEKDSKLIGEVSLKSIKWFNRKAELSIFIAPEFQGQGMGKKALKLLMKHAFDTFNLHRLEAEVFEYNAASKKLIEELGFKLEGTLREARYYNGKYWDIFKYSILEYEFRDFQKQ, from the coding sequence ATGGTGCTATTCAAAGGCGAGGGTTTTTACCTTAGATCAACATGTAAAGATGACTCTGAATTAAAAGAACTAATAAACCGGGAAGAAATTTTGCTTAACATGTCAGAAAAACGCATGTATCCTCAGGAAATGCCTTCGGAAATCATTTTTCGTATTGAAAAAGATTCAAAATTGATAGGAGAGGTTTCGCTAAAATCGATAAAGTGGTTTAACAGAAAAGCTGAATTGAGTATTTTTATTGCTCCTGAATTTCAGGGGCAGGGAATGGGAAAGAAAGCCCTAAAACTTCTCATGAAACACGCCTTTGATACTTTTAACCTCCATCGGCTCGAAGCTGAAGTTTTCGAATACAATGCTGCTTCAAAAAAACTCATTGAAGAGCTCGGCTTTAAGCTTGAAGGAACGCTAAGGGAAGCACGGTATTACAATGGTAAGTACTGGGATATTTTCAAATATTCTATTCTCGAATACGAATTTCGAGACTTTCAAAAACAGTGA
- a CDS encoding glycerophosphodiester phosphodiesterase has product MIKKPFVIWLVLFVAVALFSFDIQGHRGCRGLRPENTLEAFKFALEEIGVTTLELDMGITKDGIPVVVHDRYLNPEKVSKDGSFISNRIFIKDLTYEELLQYDVGVMSEDYYWPYQVPVTGAKIPKLEEVFELAKSYMKKTGREIWLNVETKVSPLSPDETAPPEVFVDKLLSLIEKYGLEDYVIVQSFYWKTIMLVKEKNPEIKTAALLSLGTLSNSKWLGGLKSIKFGFNVAKMVKATGADIFSPKYTDFSDKVLKEAQQLGLKVIPWTVNDPCDMIDLIELGVDGIITDYPNILKTILIAKELDSCR; this is encoded by the coding sequence ATGATAAAAAAACCATTTGTTATATGGCTGGTCCTTTTTGTAGCAGTTGCATTGTTTTCTTTTGATATTCAAGGTCATAGGGGATGCAGGGGATTGAGGCCCGAAAACACTCTTGAAGCGTTCAAGTTTGCCCTAGAAGAAATTGGCGTGACGACTCTTGAACTGGATATGGGGATAACAAAAGACGGTATTCCTGTGGTAGTACACGATAGATATCTGAATCCAGAAAAGGTAAGCAAAGATGGAAGTTTCATAAGCAATAGAATATTTATAAAAGACCTGACTTATGAGGAACTTCTTCAGTACGATGTGGGTGTAATGAGCGAGGATTATTACTGGCCATATCAGGTGCCTGTAACGGGTGCAAAAATCCCAAAACTCGAAGAGGTATTTGAACTCGCAAAAAGCTATATGAAAAAAACAGGACGTGAAATCTGGTTAAACGTGGAAACAAAAGTATCGCCCCTTTCTCCAGACGAAACAGCGCCACCAGAAGTATTCGTTGATAAATTGCTATCTTTAATAGAAAAATACGGGCTAGAAGACTATGTGATCGTGCAATCCTTTTACTGGAAGACCATAATGCTTGTGAAAGAAAAAAATCCAGAGATAAAGACAGCAGCTTTGTTGAGCCTTGGTACCCTCAGCAATTCGAAATGGCTTGGTGGTTTAAAAAGCATAAAGTTTGGATTTAATGTTGCGAAGATGGTAAAAGCAACAGGTGCTGATATTTTTTCACCAAAATACACCGATTTCAGCGACAAGGTGCTCAAAGAAGCCCAGCAATTGGGTCTAAAGGTAATTCCCTGGACAGTGAATGACCCCTGCGATATGATTGATCTGATAGAGCTTGGGGTTGATGGCATCATAACTGATTATCCAAACATTTTGAAAACCATTTTGATTGCAAAAGAGTTAGATAGTTGCCGGTGA
- a CDS encoding MATE family efflux transporter: protein MEAFRQKLLKIAVPITIQNLISVGLNLVDNLMIGQLGAVAIASVGLVNQVMFILMLVTFGAASGAGVFVSQYWGVRDTRNIEKTIAHMLYVTFGAALVFFVILFFLPGQTLGLFSKDSAVIKSGISYSTIVAFTVFFTSFSFVIASALRTVEKAQIPMYISLVALGFNTLGNYLLIFGIGPFPELGVAGAAIATLFSRSIEFLLYLFVLNRKRTPVKVTFQSFFKLDRFFFARMMKIASPVIANEFMWSLGMAVYSLVFARVGTAAIATRNIVSTIESFGFVFFGGIGSAAVVIVGSELGRKNFDLAFESAKRLLKITLIISSLAGLAIIGLSRVIINFYNIDDFIRATALLSIIIVAVALPIKMLNAVNLVGVLRSGGDTRTVFFLEIVSLWLIGVPMVLFGGLILKLSVPLIYIMMLPEELFKLLVGGFRFRSRKWMKNIIEQ, encoded by the coding sequence TTGGAGGCTTTCAGACAAAAACTTTTGAAAATAGCTGTCCCGATTACCATTCAAAATCTCATATCTGTTGGATTGAATCTGGTTGACAACCTTATGATAGGTCAGCTTGGTGCTGTTGCCATAGCTTCAGTTGGCCTTGTAAATCAGGTTATGTTCATTCTCATGCTTGTCACCTTTGGTGCTGCAAGCGGTGCGGGGGTTTTTGTCTCTCAATACTGGGGCGTAAGGGATACCAGAAATATCGAAAAAACCATTGCTCATATGCTTTATGTAACCTTTGGCGCAGCTCTTGTCTTCTTTGTGATTTTGTTTTTCCTTCCGGGTCAAACTCTGGGTCTTTTCTCAAAGGACTCTGCCGTAATAAAGTCAGGAATTTCCTATTCAACAATAGTGGCTTTTACGGTGTTCTTTACTTCTTTCAGCTTTGTCATAGCGTCAGCATTGAGAACTGTCGAAAAGGCCCAAATACCTATGTATATAAGCTTGGTAGCCCTCGGGTTCAACACTCTTGGAAATTATTTGCTGATTTTCGGCATTGGACCCTTTCCTGAACTCGGTGTGGCAGGGGCGGCAATTGCTACGCTGTTTTCCAGATCAATCGAATTTTTGCTTTACCTTTTCGTTCTCAATAGAAAAAGAACACCTGTCAAAGTTACATTTCAAAGCTTTTTTAAGTTAGATCGGTTTTTCTTCGCCAGAATGATGAAAATAGCATCTCCTGTAATTGCCAATGAATTTATGTGGAGCCTTGGTATGGCTGTTTATTCACTGGTGTTCGCAAGGGTGGGAACAGCAGCGATAGCCACAAGAAACATAGTAAGCACTATAGAAAGCTTCGGGTTCGTATTCTTTGGTGGTATTGGTTCTGCCGCGGTTGTTATCGTTGGTTCTGAACTCGGGAGAAAAAATTTCGATCTGGCTTTTGAGAGCGCCAAAAGACTGCTTAAGATAACTTTGATCATTTCATCTCTTGCAGGATTGGCTATTATAGGACTTTCACGGGTAATTATCAACTTTTACAACATCGACGATTTCATCAGAGCAACCGCCTTACTATCTATTATCATCGTCGCTGTGGCTCTTCCCATAAAGATGTTAAATGCAGTAAATCTCGTGGGTGTTTTGAGAAGTGGGGGAGATACACGTACTGTTTTCTTTCTGGAAATTGTAAGTCTCTGGCTTATTGGCGTACCCATGGTTCTTTTTGGTGGGCTGATCTTGAAGCTGAGCGTTCCCCTGATTTATATAATGATGCTTCCCGAAGAACTCTTCAAGCTACTTGTGGGTGGCTTTAGGTTTCGTTCAAGGAAATGGATGAAAAATATAATTGAACAGTGA
- a CDS encoding DUF4897 domain-containing protein translates to MKFNTLLIIIVIVMVAITAVNMFMSFSNRLKIETLSYSSNYLYDSQGTVKMDSVMQVKFLKPQQIEGFLEQFEKSPSEKISEFQKSLEDFSKNLGRILAVEDFQSTATVISYDILEIREVAVVKGFAGVTDGQVNTSLGDVELDLSGDSVLTITLPSNAKVISVNPQPTSRPAENLLIWSNTGKIKFPEVVFVAGN, encoded by the coding sequence ATGAAGTTTAATACATTGCTTATCATTATCGTAATAGTTATGGTTGCGATAACCGCTGTGAACATGTTCATGAGTTTTTCAAACAGACTGAAGATTGAAACACTCTCATACAGCAGCAACTACCTTTACGATTCCCAGGGAACGGTGAAAATGGATAGTGTCATGCAAGTGAAGTTTTTGAAGCCTCAGCAAATAGAGGGATTCCTTGAGCAATTTGAAAAAAGCCCTTCAGAGAAAATATCTGAGTTTCAGAAATCCCTTGAAGATTTCTCCAAAAATCTTGGGAGAATACTTGCGGTTGAAGATTTTCAATCAACTGCAACTGTTATCTCTTATGATATCCTGGAGATAAGAGAAGTAGCTGTGGTTAAGGGATTTGCAGGTGTTACTGATGGTCAGGTAAACACTTCCCTCGGTGATGTTGAACTCGATCTTTCAGGAGATTCCGTACTCACAATTACATTGCCTTCCAACGCTAAAGTTATCAGTGTGAACCCCCAGCCAACAAGCCGACCAGCTGAAAACCTCCTCATCTGGAGCAACACAGGCAAGATAAAATTCCCTGAGGTGGTTTTTGTTGCAGGAAACTGA
- a CDS encoding NAD-dependent protein deacylase: MQETDLDKYSRDFLELISSLQPVTVLTGAGVSTASGIPDFRGPNGLYNSISPAVFELEFFLNHPQEYYSITLNRIHMIGDIEPSATHILLALVQKRRLIETVITQNIDGLHQKAGTKSVIELHGNAGNFYCMNCSKGYSLSEVAERLKSESVPRCSCGGLIRPDVVFFGEFLPEDAIARAREASQNCGLFIVMGSSLNVYPAADFPMIAINNGAFFLIVNRGETALDNISDLKFNCELESFSKSVLEKLKELD; this comes from the coding sequence TTGCAGGAAACTGATCTCGACAAATACTCCCGGGATTTTTTAGAACTGATATCCTCGCTGCAGCCGGTTACGGTACTGACGGGTGCTGGTGTATCTACTGCGAGTGGTATTCCTGATTTTAGAGGGCCAAATGGCTTATACAATAGTATTTCTCCTGCGGTTTTTGAATTGGAGTTCTTCCTTAATCACCCTCAGGAATATTACTCAATCACTTTGAACCGTATTCATATGATAGGTGACATAGAACCCAGTGCAACGCATATTTTACTGGCTTTGGTTCAAAAACGCAGGCTTATTGAGACGGTGATAACTCAAAACATTGATGGGTTGCATCAAAAGGCTGGCACTAAAAGCGTCATAGAGCTTCATGGAAATGCTGGCAATTTCTATTGTATGAATTGCAGCAAAGGCTATTCGCTCAGTGAGGTCGCCGAAAGATTGAAATCTGAATCTGTCCCCCGCTGTAGCTGCGGAGGGCTTATTAGACCCGATGTTGTCTTCTTTGGCGAATTCCTTCCGGAAGATGCGATAGCAAGGGCAAGAGAAGCAAGTCAAAACTGCGGTCTTTTCATAGTGATGGGTTCTTCTCTTAATGTCTATCCAGCAGCAGATTTCCCGATGATTGCTATCAATAACGGTGCATTTTTTCTCATCGTGAATCGCGGTGAGACGGCTTTAGATAATATCTCGGATCTAAAATTCAATTGCGAACTGGAGTCATTTTCAAAGTCAGTTCTGGAAAAGCTCAAAGAGCTGGATTGA
- the prmC gene encoding peptide chain release factor N(5)-glutamine methyltransferase has product MKVNPQELLRDFEQKLKAAGKNFPRYVLIQLFRDYLSISESLLFFNGYVEIPDSVTRKLENAYERLLKDEPLDYIIGWKKFMNLNLKVDKRALIPRPETEGLVEIVLSECRKNHFFVDIGTGSGAIALSIASGLPDALVYATDISKEALELAMENAATNKIENVKFLQGDCLSPLKPFIDRIEVIVSNPPYIKTEIISGLDISVRKYEPMIALDGGADGIDFYRKFLKELPSGKKVFLEIADYTATALEKLVEEERRDYKIRIEKDLFGLLRYAILNPAL; this is encoded by the coding sequence ATGAAAGTCAACCCTCAGGAACTGCTCAGGGACTTTGAGCAAAAGTTGAAAGCAGCGGGGAAGAACTTTCCCCGCTATGTTTTGATACAGCTTTTCAGAGACTATCTATCCATATCAGAAAGCCTGCTTTTTTTTAACGGGTATGTTGAAATTCCGGATTCGGTAACCCGAAAACTCGAAAATGCTTATGAGCGCTTGTTAAAAGATGAACCGCTGGATTACATAATCGGATGGAAGAAATTCATGAACCTTAACCTCAAAGTAGATAAAAGAGCCCTTATCCCCAGGCCAGAAACGGAGGGTTTGGTTGAGATAGTGCTTTCAGAGTGCAGGAAAAACCATTTTTTTGTAGACATAGGCACTGGAAGTGGTGCTATTGCTCTGTCTATAGCCAGCGGACTACCGGATGCACTGGTATATGCAACCGATATTTCGAAAGAGGCCCTTGAGCTTGCAATGGAAAACGCAGCTACAAATAAAATAGAAAACGTAAAATTCCTTCAAGGGGACTGCCTGTCGCCATTGAAGCCCTTTATTGACAGGATAGAGGTGATAGTATCAAATCCCCCATATATCAAAACGGAAATCATTTCCGGATTGGATATAAGTGTGCGAAAATACGAGCCAATGATTGCTCTTGATGGCGGGGCAGATGGAATAGACTTCTACAGGAAATTCCTGAAGGAACTTCCATCCGGAAAAAAGGTCTTTCTTGAAATAGCGGATTACACCGCAACAGCTCTTGAAAAGCTTGTAGAAGAGGAGAGGAGAGATTATAAAATCCGAATAGAAAAAGACCTTTTCGGTCTGTTGAGGTACGCAATACTCAATCCAGCTCTTTGA
- a CDS encoding metal-sulfur cluster assembly factor: MAVTKEQVMDALKQVYDLEVGFDVVSLGLIYGVEVDDENNVKVRMTMTTPMCPLAGFILEDARSKVQEVEGVNSVDMELTFDPPWTPDMASDEVRKILGL; this comes from the coding sequence ATGGCTGTCACAAAAGAGCAAGTGATGGATGCGTTAAAGCAAGTATATGACCTGGAAGTAGGGTTTGATGTTGTAAGCCTTGGCCTGATATATGGCGTAGAAGTCGACGACGAGAACAATGTAAAAGTGAGGATGACCATGACAACACCTATGTGTCCCCTTGCTGGCTTCATTCTTGAAGATGCCAGGTCAAAGGTTCAAGAAGTTGAAGGAGTAAACAGTGTTGACATGGAGCTTACTTTTGATCCACCGTGGACGCCAGATATGGCTTCTGATGAGGTGAGAAAGATCTTAGGCTTATGA
- a CDS encoding SurA N-terminal domain-containing protein: MNKTLLAILAILLLSIPVMADATGTVLPSEATITVTPVATVNGEAISQALFNAIVMPQYLEIAQKISEVNQLFSDILLNTEAGNQLLKVYEQKVLEDLIRKRLIVQYAFINGFEIDRYAVYSQVHEYVLNSLNESDISLKEADTYYMLKGYPDGLFSYELKTVEDIVFKNAFNALFNAITADASSVVTDEMIQEYYSANPDEFSIKGEFVELYEERFDSFTKAYSFLQKLKSVSDPTLEFSSGSVKYGRDDVVSINPELVSKLFDNFQPGLMNSIEKTNDGKYIIFYLVDYTQEGTAVKPLETVREDIKAKLLEETKRLLWNQWLEGDFKTFYESSTIEISEEFK, from the coding sequence ATGAACAAAACATTGCTTGCTATTTTGGCCATACTTCTGTTATCAATTCCCGTTATGGCCGATGCCACCGGGACAGTGCTTCCATCCGAGGCAACTATCACCGTAACCCCTGTGGCTACCGTAAATGGGGAAGCTATCTCGCAGGCGCTTTTCAATGCCATTGTTATGCCCCAGTATCTGGAAATAGCGCAAAAAATTTCAGAGGTAAATCAACTGTTTTCAGATATCCTGTTGAATACCGAAGCGGGGAATCAGCTCTTGAAAGTTTACGAACAGAAGGTGCTCGAAGATCTAATAAGAAAAAGACTCATTGTTCAGTATGCTTTCATAAATGGCTTTGAAATCGACCGTTATGCTGTTTATTCTCAGGTGCATGAATACGTTTTGAACAGCCTTAATGAGAGCGATATATCTCTTAAAGAAGCTGATACTTATTATATGTTGAAAGGGTATCCGGATGGGCTGTTCTCGTATGAACTGAAGACAGTCGAAGATATTGTTTTCAAGAATGCTTTTAATGCTCTATTCAACGCCATTACAGCTGACGCTTCAAGTGTAGTAACAGATGAAATGATTCAGGAGTATTACAGCGCAAATCCCGATGAATTTTCAATAAAGGGTGAATTTGTGGAACTCTATGAAGAAAGATTTGATAGCTTCACAAAAGCCTATTCTTTCCTTCAAAAACTCAAAAGCGTTTCTGATCCGACACTTGAATTCAGTTCCGGATCCGTTAAATATGGAAGGGATGATGTGGTAAGCATCAATCCGGAGCTTGTCAGTAAACTTTTTGATAATTTCCAGCCCGGCTTGATGAATTCAATAGAAAAGACGAACGATGGGAAATACATCATATTCTACCTTGTAGACTACACACAGGAAGGTACCGCTGTGAAACCATTGGAAACCGTAAGAGAAGATATAAAGGCGAAGTTGCTGGAAGAGACAAAAAGATTGCTCTGGAATCAATGGCTTGAAGGTGATTTCAAGACTTTTTACGAATCTTCAACCATTGAAATTTCCGAAGAGTTCAAATGA
- the mazG gene encoding nucleoside triphosphate pyrophosphohydrolase, with the protein MSAGEKFEKLVEVMRILRSENGCEWDKRQTHTTLKPYLIEEAYEVLHAIDRKDEEELVEELGDVLLQVIFHAQIASERNAFDISEIIDRLTNKLVRRHPHVFAESEGYSYRQWEEIKASEKGEKMETVIGEINKALPALSLARRVQENASEVGFDWKNSSGVKEKIQEELKELEEAINRKNPEKIDEEFGDLLFSLVNLSRFIEVDPELSLRRATEKFVNRFKAVESLIMEEGLKIEELSLEELDVYWNKIKEIKEGDK; encoded by the coding sequence TTGAGCGCAGGAGAAAAATTCGAGAAACTAGTAGAAGTGATGCGTATTCTTAGAAGCGAAAATGGGTGTGAATGGGATAAAAGGCAAACTCACACGACGTTAAAGCCCTACTTGATAGAAGAAGCCTATGAAGTTCTGCACGCGATTGACAGAAAGGATGAAGAAGAACTCGTGGAAGAACTTGGCGATGTATTACTACAGGTCATTTTTCACGCTCAAATAGCTTCGGAAAGAAATGCTTTTGATATCTCAGAGATCATTGACAGGTTAACGAATAAACTGGTGAGAAGGCACCCACATGTCTTCGCAGAATCTGAGGGGTATTCATACAGGCAGTGGGAAGAAATAAAGGCATCTGAGAAAGGTGAAAAAATGGAAACTGTAATTGGAGAGATAAACAAGGCTCTTCCAGCTCTCAGCCTTGCCCGAAGGGTGCAGGAAAACGCATCGGAGGTAGGCTTTGATTGGAAAAACAGCTCGGGAGTAAAAGAGAAGATACAGGAAGAGCTAAAAGAGCTTGAAGAAGCCATTAACAGGAAAAACCCTGAAAAAATTGACGAAGAATTCGGGGACTTGCTTTTCTCTCTGGTAAACTTGTCAAGGTTTATTGAAGTGGATCCGGAACTTTCTCTAAGGAGAGCTACGGAAAAATTCGTGAACCGATTCAAGGCCGTAGAGAGTCTCATAATGGAAGAGGGTTTAAAAATCGAAGAACTTTCCCTTGAAGAACTCGATGTCTATTGGAATAAGATAAAGGAAATAAAGGAGGGTGACAAATGA